A genomic window from Alphaproteobacteria bacterium includes:
- the rpoB gene encoding DNA-directed RNA polymerase subunit beta — MAKLLVERKRVRKNFGRIPEVAPMPNLIEVQKTSYENFLQRDVDSTKRPNSGLQEVIASVFPVKDYSGRAHLEFVKYEFEPSKYDVDECRQRGMTFSSPLKVTLRLVVWDIDEDTGARSIRDIKEQDVYMGDIPLMTDEGTFVVNGTERVIVSQMHRSPGVFFDHDRGRTHASGKYLYAARIIPYRGSWVDFEFDAKDILNVRIDRRRKLHVTTLLRALDSEYTEKTRIEKAKKGEDLLPTDVFGMNEDEILSTFYKTITYTLTKNGWVVDFDIETLKGMKLPENLVDAESGEIKAEKGVKVTPRLAKKLVGEGLKSRIAFPDELLGRYVAQDLVNEDSGEIYAEAGDEISQDILDRLIKLDITIIPTLAIDHINIGPYIRNTLVTDRARSREEALIDIYRVMRPGEPPTLDAAEALFSGLFFDIERYDLSAVGRVKMNSRLGLDLPDTFRVLCKKDMLSIIKVLTDLKDGRGEIDDIDHLGNRRVRSVGELMENQYRLGLLRMERAIKERMSSVDIDTVMPHDLINAKPIVAVLREFFGSSQLSQFMDQTNPLSEINHKRRLSALGPGGLSRDRASFEVRDVHPTHYGRICPIETPEGQNVGLINSLATYARVNQYGFIETPYRKVVNSKVTMDVVYLSAIEEGRYYIAQASVPLTEDGTFAEELVNCRYNSDYVLGRPEDIQYIDVSPKQIVSVAASLIPFLENDDANRALMGSNMQRQAVPLLRAEAPLVGTGMELPVARDSGAVVLAKRPGIVDQIDAKRIVIRVSAETAQNDAGVDIYNLLKFQRSNHNTCINQKPLVKVGDFVNAGDIIADGPATDLGELALGRNVLVAFMTANGYNFEDSILISERISRDDVFTSIHLEEFEAMARDTKLGEEEISRDIPNVGEEALRNLDEAGIVHIGAEVIPGDILVGKVTPKGESPMTPEEKLLRAIFGEKASDVRDSSLRVPPGVQGTVVEVRVFSRRGVDKDERALSIERTEIERMARDKDDMLAILERNSKARLQELLLGQNATKGPKGFKAGILTQEMLDTFTFRQWRQFVVKDDAIMDKIEAVNKHFDDSVDHLQEKFESRVDKLQRGDELPPGVLKMVKVFIAVKRKLQAGDKMAGRHGNKGVVSRIAPVEDMPYMEDGTPVDIVLNPLGIPSRMNVGQILETHLGAAAYGLGKKIEQSLRAYRESNNINTIKDVFTQIYGEKAFKADMGDFKDQEIIDIAHQMKKGVPMATPVFDGASEDDINALLALAGISRTGQYILKDGRTGIPFDRPVTVGYIYILKLHHLVDDKIHARSIGPYSLVTQQPLGGKAQFGGQRFGEMEVWALLAYGASYSLQEMLTVKSDDVAGRTKVYEAIVRGDHTLEAGIPESFNVLVKELRSLGLNVELLQEDV, encoded by the coding sequence ATGGCCAAACTACTTGTTGAACGGAAAAGGGTTCGTAAAAATTTCGGACGTATTCCCGAAGTAGCACCAATGCCTAATTTGATAGAGGTTCAAAAAACTTCTTACGAAAATTTCCTTCAAAGGGATGTTGATTCTACAAAAAGACCTAATTCTGGTCTTCAAGAAGTGATTGCTTCTGTTTTTCCCGTGAAAGATTATTCGGGTAGGGCACATCTTGAGTTTGTAAAATATGAATTTGAGCCTTCTAAATATGATGTAGACGAATGTCGTCAACGTGGTATGACATTTTCGTCGCCGCTAAAAGTGACTTTACGTCTCGTCGTTTGGGACATTGATGAAGACACTGGCGCACGCTCTATTCGTGACATTAAAGAACAAGACGTCTATATGGGTGATATTCCACTCATGACCGACGAAGGTACTTTTGTTGTCAATGGTACAGAACGTGTTATCGTTTCACAGATGCATCGGTCACCTGGCGTGTTCTTTGATCATGATCGTGGACGTACACATGCTTCTGGTAAATATCTTTATGCAGCCCGCATCATTCCGTATCGTGGATCTTGGGTTGATTTTGAATTTGATGCAAAAGATATTTTAAACGTCCGTATCGATAGACGTCGTAAGTTACACGTCACAACTTTATTACGTGCGCTTGATTCAGAATACACCGAAAAAACACGTATCGAAAAAGCCAAAAAGGGCGAAGATCTTCTGCCTACAGATGTTTTCGGCATGAATGAAGATGAAATTCTTTCAACTTTCTACAAAACAATTACCTACACATTGACAAAAAATGGTTGGGTTGTTGATTTTGATATTGAAACCCTCAAGGGCATGAAGCTTCCTGAGAATCTTGTCGATGCTGAAAGCGGCGAAATTAAAGCTGAAAAAGGCGTTAAAGTCACACCGCGTTTGGCTAAAAAATTAGTTGGTGAAGGTTTAAAATCACGTATTGCATTCCCTGATGAGCTTTTAGGCCGTTATGTTGCCCAAGATCTTGTGAATGAAGATAGTGGTGAAATATATGCTGAAGCTGGTGACGAAATATCTCAAGATATTTTAGATCGTTTGATTAAGCTTGATATTACTATTATTCCGACGCTTGCGATTGATCACATTAATATCGGGCCTTACATTCGTAATACGCTTGTGACGGATCGTGCACGTTCACGCGAAGAAGCATTGATCGATATTTATCGTGTCATGCGTCCTGGCGAACCACCAACCTTGGATGCTGCAGAAGCACTTTTCTCTGGTTTGTTTTTTGACATCGAACGATATGATTTATCGGCCGTTGGTCGTGTTAAAATGAATTCGCGTCTTGGTCTTGATTTACCAGATACGTTCCGCGTATTGTGCAAAAAAGATATGCTTTCCATTATTAAGGTCTTAACAGATCTTAAAGATGGACGTGGTGAGATCGATGATATTGATCATCTAGGTAATCGTCGTGTGCGTTCTGTTGGTGAATTGATGGAAAATCAATATCGCTTAGGGTTGTTGCGTATGGAACGTGCGATCAAAGAACGAATGAGTTCTGTTGATATTGACACGGTCATGCCGCATGATTTGATTAATGCGAAACCGATTGTTGCTGTATTGCGTGAATTCTTTGGATCATCGCAATTATCCCAATTTATGGATCAAACAAATCCATTGTCTGAGATTAACCATAAACGTCGTTTATCAGCTTTGGGACCTGGGGGTCTTTCAAGAGATCGCGCAAGTTTCGAGGTTCGTGACGTTCATCCAACGCATTATGGCCGTATTTGCCCTATTGAAACACCTGAAGGTCAAAACGTTGGTTTGATTAACTCTTTGGCTACCTATGCACGTGTGAATCAATATGGTTTTATCGAAACACCTTATCGTAAAGTTGTGAATTCGAAAGTGACAATGGATGTTGTCTATCTTTCAGCGATTGAAGAAGGTCGATATTATATTGCGCAAGCCAGCGTACCCTTAACTGAAGATGGTACTTTTGCTGAAGAACTTGTGAATTGTCGTTATAACAGTGATTATGTTTTAGGTCGTCCTGAAGATATTCAATATATCGACGTTTCGCCTAAACAAATCGTGTCAGTTGCTGCATCTTTGATTCCTTTCCTTGAAAACGATGATGCGAATCGTGCCTTGATGGGCTCGAACATGCAACGTCAAGCGGTTCCTTTGTTACGTGCAGAAGCGCCACTTGTCGGAACGGGTATGGAATTACCTGTTGCACGTGATTCAGGCGCTGTTGTACTCGCTAAAAGACCAGGTATTGTTGATCAGATTGATGCAAAACGTATTGTGATTCGTGTTTCGGCAGAAACAGCGCAAAACGATGCGGGTGTTGATATCTATAATCTACTGAAATTCCAAAGGTCTAACCATAATACATGTATTAACCAAAAACCACTTGTGAAAGTCGGTGATTTTGTTAATGCAGGCGATATTATTGCGGATGGTCCTGCAACGGATTTAGGCGAGCTTGCTTTAGGACGTAACGTTCTTGTGGCTTTCATGACCGCCAATGGATACAACTTTGAAGATTCTATTCTGATTTCAGAACGCATTAGTCGTGATGACGTATTCACATCGATTCATCTTGAAGAATTTGAAGCGATGGCCCGTGATACGAAATTAGGTGAAGAAGAAATTTCCCGCGATATTCCAAATGTGGGTGAAGAAGCTTTACGTAATCTTGATGAAGCAGGGATTGTCCATATCGGTGCTGAAGTTATTCCTGGTGATATTCTTGTTGGTAAAGTGACACCTAAGGGTGAATCACCAATGACACCTGAAGAAAAATTGCTTCGTGCGATCTTTGGTGAAAAAGCATCTGACGTTCGTGATAGTTCTTTACGTGTCCCTCCTGGGGTGCAAGGAACTGTTGTTGAAGTGCGTGTTTTCTCCCGTCGTGGCGTTGATAAAGATGAGCGCGCCTTGTCGATTGAACGTACCGAAATCGAACGTATGGCACGTGATAAAGATGATATGCTCGCCATTTTAGAGCGTAATTCTAAGGCACGTTTACAAGAATTACTTCTTGGTCAAAATGCAACGAAAGGCCCTAAAGGCTTTAAAGCTGGTATTTTAACACAAGAAATGCTTGATACGTTTACCTTCCGTCAATGGCGTCAATTTGTCGTTAAAGATGATGCAATTATGGATAAAATCGAAGCTGTTAATAAGCATTTCGATGATTCAGTTGATCATTTGCAAGAAAAATTCGAAAGCCGTGTTGATAAACTCCAACGTGGTGATGAATTGCCTCCTGGGGTTCTTAAAATGGTTAAAGTCTTTATCGCTGTGAAGCGTAAGCTTCAAGCAGGCGATAAAATGGCTGGTCGTCATGGTAATAAGGGTGTTGTTTCTCGTATTGCGCCTGTTGAAGATATGCCTTACATGGAAGATGGTACGCCCGTAGATATCGTATTGAATCCATTGGGTATTCCTTCACGTATGAATGTTGGTCAAATTCTTGAAACCCATTTGGGTGCTGCAGCTTACGGGCTTGGTAAAAAGATTGAGCAATCACTTCGTGCCTACCGTGAAAGCAATAACATCAACACGATTAAAGATGTTTTTACACAGATTTATGGTGAAAAAGCCTTTAAAGCAGATATGGGTGATTTTAAAGATCAAGAAATTATTGATATCGCGCATCAAATGAAAAAAGGTGTGCCGATGGCAACACCCGTTTTCGATGGTGCTAGTGAAGATGATATCAATGCGTTATTGGCTTTAGCAGGTATTTCACGCACAGGTCAGTACATATTGAAGGATGGTCGTACGGGTATTCCTTTTGATAGACCTGTGACTGTTGGCTATATCTACATACTTAAGCTTCACCATTTGGTTGATGATAAGATTCACGCACGTTCCATCGGACCATATTCACTTGTGACGCAACAACCATTGGGCGGTAAAGCGCAATTTGGTGGACAGCGTTTCGGGGAGATGGAAGTCTGGGCGCTTCTTGCTTATGGTGCTTCTTATAGCTTGCAAGAAATGCTGACGGTTAAGTCGGATGACGTTGCAGGACGTACGAAAGTCTATGAAGCAATCGTTCGGGGTGATCATACGTTAGAGGCAGGTATACCTGAATCCTTTAATGTTCTTGTGAAAGAGCTTCGCTCTTTGGGCTTGAATGTGGAATTGCTCCAAGAAGATGTATAA
- the rplL gene encoding 50S ribosomal protein L7/L12 yields MADLQKLVDQLSTLTVLEASELSKMLEEKWGVSAASMAAPAAVAAVAGVAAEEQTEFDVILSAAGEKKINVIKVVRELTGLGLKEAKDLVEGAPQPVKQAVSKDEAQKVKEKLEAEGAKVDIK; encoded by the coding sequence ATGGCCGATTTACAAAAGCTTGTTGATCAACTTTCTACACTAACAGTTCTTGAAGCTTCTGAGCTTAGCAAAATGCTCGAAGAAAAATGGGGCGTTTCTGCAGCTTCTATGGCGGCTCCTGCTGCTGTTGCTGCTGTTGCTGGCGTTGCCGCTGAAGAGCAAACAGAATTTGACGTTATCCTTTCCGCTGCTGGCGAAAAGAAAATCAACGTCATTAAAGTTGTGCGTGAATTAACAGGTCTTGGGCTTAAAGAAGCTAAAGATCTCGTTGAAGGTGCGCCACAGCCTGTTAAGCAAGCTGTTTCTAAAGACGAAGCACAAAAAGTTAAAGAAAAACTTGAAGCTGAAGGCGCAAAAGTCGATATTAAATAA
- the rplJ gene encoding 50S ribosomal protein L10 produces MDRLQKKQLVETLNGEFNKCALLVVTRQTGLTVAEVTALRVKVRQAGAFFKVTKNSLTKIALKDTQHADLSDFFQGPTAIAFSEDPIAAAKVIVEFAKTNDKIKVVAAGLSGKMLDEASVKALAALPSLDELRSKLLGLILAPATKIVGVLNAPGTQVARVLSAYAEKGNNS; encoded by the coding sequence GTGGACCGATTACAAAAGAAACAATTGGTCGAAACACTTAATGGTGAATTCAATAAGTGTGCGCTACTTGTTGTCACGCGTCAAACAGGCCTTACAGTGGCTGAAGTGACGGCCCTTCGGGTTAAAGTGAGACAAGCTGGTGCGTTCTTTAAAGTTACCAAAAACAGCCTAACAAAAATTGCCTTGAAAGATACGCAACACGCTGATCTTTCAGACTTTTTTCAAGGGCCTACAGCAATTGCTTTTTCTGAAGATCCAATTGCCGCTGCTAAAGTTATTGTCGAGTTTGCAAAAACAAACGACAAAATTAAAGTAGTCGCTGCTGGACTCTCCGGTAAAATGCTCGACGAAGCAAGTGTTAAAGCTTTGGCTGCATTGCCATCGCTCGACGAACTTCGTTCAAAATTGCTTGGACTTATTTTGGCGCCTGCAACGAAAATTGTTGGTGTGCTTAATGCGCCTGGGACACAAGTCGCCCGTGTGCTTTCAGCCTATGCCGAAAAAGGTAACAATTCATAA
- the rplA gene encoding 50S ribosomal protein L1 has translation MAKSGKRIRKAYEGLDPIKSYGINEALKIIKERVSAKFDETVEVAVALNVDPRKADQTVRGMVNLPNGTGKTLKVAVFARDAKAEEAKAAGADYVGEDELIDMISRGDIPFDRCIATPDMMIVVAKVGKILGPRGLMPNPKLGTVTMNVKEAVEAAKGGQIEFRAEKAGIVHAGVGKASFSEDKLAENIKALMEALKKAKPETVKGTYINRVNLSSTMGPGVRVDLISLAN, from the coding sequence ATGGCTAAATCTGGAAAAAGAATTCGTAAAGCCTATGAAGGTCTCGACCCCATAAAATCATACGGGATTAATGAGGCATTAAAAATCATTAAAGAACGCGTAAGCGCAAAATTTGATGAGACTGTTGAAGTGGCTGTTGCTCTTAATGTTGATCCGCGTAAAGCAGATCAAACAGTGCGTGGCATGGTTAATTTGCCTAACGGCACAGGTAAAACGCTTAAAGTTGCTGTTTTTGCACGTGATGCTAAAGCTGAAGAAGCGAAAGCTGCCGGTGCTGATTATGTTGGTGAAGACGAACTTATCGATATGATTTCACGTGGCGACATTCCTTTTGATCGTTGTATCGCAACACCTGATATGATGATTGTTGTTGCTAAAGTCGGTAAAATTTTAGGACCACGTGGGCTTATGCCAAATCCTAAATTAGGCACTGTAACGATGAATGTTAAAGAAGCTGTTGAAGCTGCAAAAGGTGGACAAATTGAATTCCGTGCTGAAAAAGCTGGTATTGTTCATGCAGGCGTTGGTAAAGCAAGCTTTTCTGAAGATAAGTTAGCCGAAAACATTAAGGCACTTATGGAAGCTTTGAAAAAAGCGAAGCCTGAAACAGTTAAGGGTACTTATATCAATCGCGTAAATTTAAGCTCTACAATGGGCCCTGGCGTGCGTGTTGATTTAATTTCTCTTGCAAATTAA
- the rplK gene encoding 50S ribosomal protein L11: MAKKITGYIKLVVSAGKANPSPPIGPALGQRGLNIMEFCKAFNAQTQGMEIGMPVPVVITVFGDRTFTFQLKTPPISYFLKKAASLPKGSATAGRGYVGKVTMAQVRDIAKQKIVDMNANDIDGACQMIIGSARTMGIEIVE, from the coding sequence ATGGCAAAAAAGATTACAGGTTATATTAAACTTGTGGTGTCCGCCGGGAAAGCAAATCCATCGCCACCAATTGGGCCGGCTTTGGGTCAACGCGGTTTGAACATCATGGAATTTTGTAAAGCGTTTAACGCGCAAACACAAGGCATGGAAATCGGGATGCCTGTTCCAGTCGTCATTACAGTGTTTGGCGATAGAACATTTACGTTCCAGCTTAAAACACCGCCAATTAGTTATTTCTTGAAAAAAGCAGCAAGTTTACCTAAAGGTTCTGCGACCGCAGGTCGTGGTTACGTTGGTAAAGTCACAATGGCTCAAGTACGCGATATAGCGAAGCAAAAAATTGTTGATATGAATGCCAATGATATTGATGGCGCATGTCAAATGATTATTGGTTCGGCACGTACCATGGGTATCGAGATTGTGGAGTAG
- a CDS encoding S41 family peptidase, producing MFLNNCTKIVIFFLSIILSGCITRQQVDNSWYSTTLNDLKFIKNILATHSAPASNPQDHQFSDWLEKGFVKANEHAKKAKNSDNHTDILQFYVRGFKLDHLNLRFTDNSKLKDWLYPGFLIRLLGDRYVIGHVDPKISYPHPIRSGSEVVEIDGKPIDFYMKNVFASLYGNKYTKAEYIRLAPHLLIDKNNFLIKRPNEITLFEDGKYKKINLVWYPKEIDELWSMTQPLAFGDKPSIGYELINNGVWISLPNFDPSEKEKKKFIEILKNLKKFRDYPFIIFDVRGNGGGSTDWQRPILRNLYGDSFIKSLGVNHHYNHDWVKKIRMTPENYNDLQKYMNENEKKSFLSDLEHNRTHHIEKWNIFDERENLFSHQDEVKKFPKIYLLTDGRCSSTCWLFVREMLQMPNVIQIGEETNTQSLYSQSRTIDLPSALGKLVFPMQERVFPIDHINQFFVPYIKYLGDWRDEERLKKFVLGILKH from the coding sequence ATGTTTTTAAATAATTGTACTAAAATTGTAATATTTTTTCTGAGTATTATTCTATCAGGTTGTATCACAAGGCAACAAGTTGACAATAGTTGGTATTCAACAACATTGAATGATCTGAAATTTATAAAAAATATACTTGCAACACATTCTGCACCCGCTTCTAATCCACAGGATCATCAATTTAGCGATTGGTTAGAGAAGGGTTTTGTGAAAGCAAACGAGCATGCAAAAAAAGCTAAAAATAGTGATAATCACACTGATATTTTGCAATTTTATGTACGTGGTTTTAAGCTTGATCATTTGAATTTACGCTTTACGGATAATTCAAAATTAAAGGATTGGTTATATCCTGGATTTTTGATCAGACTTTTGGGTGATCGTTATGTTATTGGGCATGTTGATCCCAAAATTTCCTATCCACATCCCATTAGAAGTGGTAGTGAAGTTGTAGAAATTGATGGAAAGCCCATTGATTTTTATATGAAAAATGTTTTTGCTTCTCTTTATGGCAATAAATACACAAAAGCTGAGTATATCCGTCTTGCGCCACATTTGTTGATTGATAAAAATAATTTCCTTATTAAACGTCCTAATGAAATTACGCTTTTTGAGGACGGTAAATACAAAAAAATAAATCTTGTTTGGTATCCCAAAGAAATAGATGAATTGTGGTCTATGACTCAGCCCCTTGCATTTGGTGATAAACCTTCAATTGGATATGAATTAATAAACAATGGGGTGTGGATAAGTTTGCCAAATTTTGATCCATCAGAAAAAGAAAAGAAAAAATTTATTGAAATTCTAAAGAATCTTAAAAAGTTTCGAGATTATCCATTTATTATTTTTGATGTAAGAGGTAATGGTGGTGGTAGCACAGATTGGCAAAGACCTATATTAAGAAATCTATATGGAGATTCTTTTATAAAATCTTTGGGCGTAAATCATCATTATAATCACGATTGGGTCAAAAAAATACGTATGACGCCTGAAAATTATAATGATCTTCAGAAGTATATGAACGAAAATGAAAAAAAATCTTTTTTGAGCGACCTAGAACATAATCGTACACATCATATAGAAAAATGGAATATATTTGATGAAAGAGAAAATTTATTTTCTCATCAGGATGAAGTTAAAAAATTTCCTAAAATATATCTTTTAACAGATGGAAGATGCTCAAGTACGTGTTGGCTGTTCGTAAGGGAAATGCTTCAAATGCCAAATGTTATACAGATAGGTGAGGAAACAAATACACAATCATTGTATAGCCAATCCCGAACAATTGATTTACCGAGTGCTCTTGGAAAATTAGTTTTTCCGATGCAAGAACGCGTTTTTCCAATTGATCATATTAATCAATTTTTTGTACCGTATATTAAGTATTTAGGTGATTGGCGTGATGAAGAAAGATTGAAAAAATTTGTTTTAGGCATTCTGAAGCATTAA
- the murF gene encoding UDP-N-acetylmuramoyl-tripeptide--D-alanyl-D-alanine ligase — MQSFLWTSAEAESATNCKSSAPWHAQGVSIDSRSLKEGDIYIALRGANHDGHDFIKEAIAKGASCLLIDTLPKDDISVPFLLVEDTLQALRQLGIYARNRTKAKIIGITGSVGKTSTKEALYIAFSSVARAIANQGGLNNHWGLPLSLARIPEDIDYAILEMGMNHVGEIHDLSLMAKPHLTIITTVAEVHQEFFDSIDEIAKAKCEIFDGIVAPGVIVLNRDCSTFSLQLQKAREIQNAKIVTFGSHVESDVRLMKLTMSHNQCDVQSQIFGKSIAYHLNTNARHLAFNSLSVLSSIASFGLDVEKAALALQSFAPLSGRGKQELIHFKKGSFLLIDESYNASPIAVKAALNVLGSSQIGENGRRIFVFGDMRELGDNALKFHVDLAGSVCAENIDLVYACGDLSKALFEAIPAQKRGLHGESSEKLAAHLPGIVQSGDVIMVKGSLSMKMKLIVDSLKGLRG; from the coding sequence ATGCAATCTTTTTTGTGGACATCTGCAGAAGCAGAAAGTGCGACGAATTGCAAAAGTAGCGCTCCTTGGCATGCGCAAGGCGTTTCCATTGATTCAAGAAGTTTAAAAGAAGGTGATATCTATATAGCGCTTCGTGGTGCGAATCATGACGGTCACGATTTTATTAAAGAGGCTATTGCTAAAGGCGCATCTTGTTTACTTATAGATACATTACCTAAAGATGATATATCTGTGCCATTTTTACTTGTGGAGGATACGCTTCAGGCCTTGCGCCAATTAGGTATTTATGCGCGCAACCGGACAAAAGCAAAAATTATTGGGATTACAGGCAGCGTTGGCAAAACAAGCACTAAAGAAGCGCTTTATATCGCATTCTCGTCAGTTGCACGTGCCATTGCAAATCAAGGTGGGCTGAATAACCATTGGGGACTTCCTTTAAGTCTTGCGCGCATTCCAGAAGATATTGATTACGCGATCCTTGAGATGGGGATGAACCATGTGGGTGAAATCCATGATTTGTCTTTGATGGCAAAACCACATTTGACGATTATTACAACGGTCGCAGAAGTGCATCAAGAATTTTTTGACTCGATTGATGAAATAGCTAAAGCAAAATGTGAAATTTTTGATGGAATAGTTGCGCCTGGTGTTATTGTTTTAAATCGTGATTGTTCAACTTTTTCTTTACAATTGCAAAAAGCTCGAGAAATTCAAAACGCAAAAATCGTTACTTTTGGATCCCATGTAGAATCTGATGTCAGATTAATGAAATTGACGATGAGTCATAATCAATGTGATGTTCAGTCACAAATTTTTGGTAAATCAATTGCCTATCATTTAAATACGAATGCACGCCATCTAGCGTTTAACTCGCTTTCTGTTTTATCCAGTATTGCGTCCTTTGGCTTGGATGTTGAAAAAGCTGCTTTAGCATTACAATCATTTGCGCCTTTATCAGGGCGGGGCAAACAAGAACTGATTCATTTCAAAAAGGGCTCATTCCTGTTAATTGATGAATCCTATAATGCGAGTCCTATTGCCGTTAAAGCCGCTTTAAACGTATTAGGATCAAGTCAAATTGGTGAAAATGGTAGACGTATTTTTGTTTTTGGGGATATGCGTGAATTGGGTGATAATGCATTGAAATTTCACGTAGATCTGGCAGGTTCAGTATGTGCTGAAAATATTGATTTGGTTTATGCGTGTGGTGATTTATCCAAGGCATTGTTTGAAGCAATACCTGCGCAAAAACGGGGTCTTCATGGGGAATCTTCAGAAAAACTTGCGGCGCATTTGCCGGGCATAGTGCAATCAGGTGATGTGATCATGGTTAAAGGATCATTGAGTATGAAAATGAAATTAATTGTCGATTCGCTGAAGGGTTTGCGTGGGTAG
- a CDS encoding UDP-N-acetylmuramoyl-L-alanyl-D-glutamate--2,6-diaminopimelate ligase, with translation MRLSKLVDQTCTQDPDILGLSSDSRNVKPGDLFFAIPGLALDGRGFIEEAVSKGACAILTSVDNNKDHCSIPIIKVSNIRAKIPEIAAKFYQTPPKSVVMVTGTNGKSSTVSLYQQLLCAKDIKAASIGTLGVQSGLTLPFNDNFYGLTTPDPITLHRLLSQLGHNGFDHVAIEATSIGLDQHRLNHVEIEAAAFTNFNQDHLDYHDTMDKYFEAKTLLFKQLMKPTKFAILNCESERFDALVSICKERNQSILTYGKNAQADLRLIEIHPHLHGQDLKIIYKNKEYSTTLSLLGECQAYNLLTALGLLIATGFALEDLMPFVPLLKSIPGRLEQIDGAPIFVDYSHKPVALQNAILSLKQHTEGKIIVVFGCGGNRDKGKRPIMGAIAQEFADDVIVTDDNPRFEDAAEIRQEILNTCPKAVEIADRKKAIEEGMTRLKSGDILIVAGKGNETGQIVGNQIIPFNDADIIKEFLGKV, from the coding sequence TTGCGGCTGTCAAAACTCGTTGACCAAACATGTACTCAAGATCCAGACATTTTGGGTTTATCCTCTGATTCGCGTAATGTAAAACCGGGTGATCTTTTTTTTGCCATTCCAGGGCTTGCTTTAGATGGTCGGGGCTTTATCGAAGAAGCTGTTTCAAAAGGTGCATGCGCCATTTTGACAAGTGTTGATAATAACAAAGATCATTGTTCTATACCTATTATTAAAGTTAGCAATATTCGCGCTAAAATTCCTGAAATTGCAGCCAAATTTTATCAAACGCCGCCTAAATCTGTGGTGATGGTGACAGGCACCAACGGTAAAAGTTCAACTGTATCCTTATATCAGCAATTATTATGCGCAAAAGACATTAAAGCAGCCAGTATTGGGACATTAGGTGTTCAATCGGGTTTAACGCTTCCTTTCAATGATAATTTTTATGGATTAACAACTCCTGATCCTATAACGCTTCATCGTTTATTGTCGCAGCTTGGTCATAATGGTTTTGATCATGTGGCGATTGAGGCCACATCGATCGGGCTTGATCAGCATCGTTTGAATCATGTTGAAATAGAGGCTGCAGCTTTTACGAATTTCAACCAAGATCATCTTGATTACCATGACACGATGGATAAATATTTTGAGGCTAAAACACTTTTATTTAAGCAATTAATGAAGCCTACTAAATTCGCCATATTAAATTGTGAAAGTGAGCGCTTTGATGCATTGGTTTCTATTTGCAAGGAACGTAACCAATCTATCTTAACGTATGGTAAAAATGCACAGGCCGATTTAAGATTAATCGAAATTCATCCACATTTGCATGGTCAAGATTTAAAGATCATTTATAAAAACAAAGAATATAGTACGACTCTTTCTTTATTGGGTGAATGCCAGGCCTATAATCTACTAACAGCCTTAGGCCTTTTGATTGCTACAGGTTTTGCGCTTGAGGATTTAATGCCGTTTGTACCTTTGTTGAAATCCATCCCAGGGCGACTTGAGCAAATTGATGGCGCTCCGATTTTTGTTGATTATTCTCATAAGCCCGTTGCCCTTCAAAATGCAATTTTATCGCTTAAGCAACATACAGAAGGCAAGATTATCGTAGTATTTGGGTGTGGCGGCAATCGTGATAAAGGAAAACGTCCAATAATGGGTGCTATTGCACAAGAATTTGCTGATGATGTTATTGTCACGGATGATAATCCACGTTTTGAAGATGCTGCTGAAATCAGGCAAGAAATTTTAAATACATGCCCCAAAGCTGTTGAAATTGCCGATCGTAAAAAAGCGATTGAAGAGGGTATGACAAGGCTTAAATCAGGCGATATACTGATTGTGGCAGGTAAGGGCAATGAAACCGGTCAAATTGTAGGCAATCAAATAATACCCTTTAATGACGCTGATATTATTAAAGAATTTCTTGGAAAGGTATAA